In Chiloscyllium plagiosum isolate BGI_BamShark_2017 chromosome 26, ASM401019v2, whole genome shotgun sequence, one genomic interval encodes:
- the LOC122563211 gene encoding peptidase inhibitor 16-like isoform X2, whose amino-acid sequence MAASSFKVLLLIYLTCPEPTGALSEADKEVLLEAHNQFRSEVPDASNMLKMNWDKDLEEIAIEYAQKCIWGHNKERGRTGENLYAVTGLLNIKEAVKKWYFEVKDYTYETMECTPNKLCGHYTQLVWADSDKVGCSSHMCEEVQGLNHKNLSLLVCNYLPPGNVIGEKPYKKGIPCSECPDGTKCIDMLCTSILEPEPEPVTEAKPKMEAEAKPQPITESEAKLEPITESHTKPQPITESEAKLQPITESETKLEPTPELETKLEPKIKPGTTLEPKVKPGTTLEPKVKPGTTLEPHTEEKTMPDLKNDPEMKWTVIFQDPNFLPHSKCEQVNNGNLILSSCILTFIMLLVLYFAQI is encoded by the exons ATGGCAGCTAGTTCATTCAAAGTGCTGCTGCTCATTTATCTAACATGTCCCGAACCTACCGGCGCACTATCCGAAGCAGACAAGGAGGTTCTGCTTGAAGCACACAATCAGTTTCGCTCTGAAGTACCTGATGCATCTAACATGCTGAAAATG AATTGGGATAAAGATTTGGAAGAAATCGCTATTGAATATGCACAGAAATGTATCTGGGGACACAATAAGGAAAGAGGAAGAACTGGGGAAAATTTATATGCAGTTACTGGCCTACTCAATATAAAAGAAGCAGTGAAGAAATGGTATTTCGAAGTTAAAGATTATACATATGAGACAATGGAGTGTACTCCAAACAAGCTATGTGGTCACTACACACAG CTTGTTTGGGCAGACAGTGATAAAGTGGGCTGTAGTAGTCACATGTGTGAAGAAGTCCAAGGCCTGAATCATAAAAACCTGTCTCTTCTGGTCTGCAACTATCTCCCTCC AGGCAATGTAATTGGAGAAAAACCATATAAGAAAGGAATACCTTGCAGTGAATGCCCAGATGGAACTAAGTGCATTGATATGCTTTGTA CATCTATACTAGAGCCAGAACCAGAACCAGTCACAGAGGCAAAGCCTAAAATGGAGGCAGAGGCAAAGCCACAGCCAATCACAGAGTCAGAGGCAAAACTGGAGCCAATCACTGAGTCACATACAAAACCACAGCCAATCACAGAGTCAGAAGCAAAACTGCAGCCAATCACAGAGTCAGAGACCAAACTAGAGCCAACCCCAGAGTTAGAGACTAAACTGGAGCCAAAAATAAAGCCAGGGACAACTCTGGAGCCAAAAGTAAAGCCAGGGACAACTCTGGAGCCAAAAGTAAAGCCAGGGACAACTTTGGAGCCTCATACAGAGGAAAAGACCATGCCAGATCTAAAGAATGACCCAGAGATGAAATGGACAGTGATATTCCAAGACCCAAATTTTCTGCCTCATTCAAAAT GTGAACAAGTAAACAATGGGAATTTGATACTCTCCTCGTGTATTCTGACATTCATCATGTTATTGGTTTTGTATTTTGCACAAATCTAG